The Christiangramia flava JLT2011 region TTAAAAAATTTAAGCTTTTTTGAAGGTGCTCCTTTGTCTCAGCATTTCCAACAACAAAAAGCAACCGATGGTTAGAACTGCCTAGAACCTCAAAAAATTCCGGGGCTAGCCCCTCGCTATCACTTAAAATCGCTATTGTTTTTGTTGCCATTTGTATCGATAATTTAAAGCAGGTATCAGGAAGGTGAGATTTTCACCTTCCGCTACTGCCTTTGTTTTAAGCCTGTTTTATAAATTGAACATCGACGTTTAGTCTAACCTGGTCACTTACCACTACGCTACCAGCCTCGGTAACAGCATTCCATTTTAATCCGAAATCTTTTCGATTGATTTTCCCGCTTACTGTCAATCCGGCTTTCGTTTGGCCGTAGGGGTCTTCCACTACTCCCCCAAATTCAACCTCAAGCGTGACAGGCTTTGTGGTATTTCTAATAGTCAGCTCTCCATGAAGTTCTTCTGAATTCACATCAAAACTTTCGGCCTTAAAGACCAATTGTGGATGCTCCTCTGCGGCAAAAAAATCGTCAGATTTCAAATGCTCATCACGGTCCTTATTATTGGTATCGATCGATTTTACATCCGCTTTGAATTCGATATTTTTTAATTTTTTAAAATCATCCCCCTCACTCTCAACTTCACCTTCAAAAGCTTTAAACTTTCCGGTTACCGTAGAAATCATGAGGTGTTTTA contains the following coding sequences:
- a CDS encoding YceI family protein, with product MATTKWKIDPTHSEATFKVKHLMISTVTGKFKAFEGEVESEGDDFKKLKNIEFKADVKSIDTNNKDRDEHLKSDDFFAAEEHPQLVFKAESFDVNSEELHGELTIRNTTKPVTLEVEFGGVVEDPYGQTKAGLTVSGKINRKDFGLKWNAVTEAGSVVVSDQVRLNVDVQFIKQA